The region CCGACATGATGCAACGCATCACATCTTCCATTTGTGGCTGGGTCAGGTGAATGTTTTTTGTAATATGGCTTAAAGCTTGTTGAATATTCATCATTATTTACGCATAAATTTCTAAGAAGTTTTTAAAGATTTGATGGCCATGCTGGCTCAGGATGGACTCCGGATGGAACTGCACACCTTCAACAGGCAATGTCTTATGTTTCACGCCCATGATTTCTTCCATAGTGCCATCCGCTTCATTGGTCCAGCAGGTCACTTCCAGACATTCCGGCAAAGTCGCCTGATCAATCACCAGTGAGTGATAGCGCGTTGCAGAAAATGGAGAAGGCAGGTTGCTGAAAATCCCTGTGTCACTGTGATACATGTCAGATAAACGGCCGTGCATGACACGTTTAGCGCGCACGATGTCGCCACCAAATGCCTGACCAATGCTTTGATGGCCAAGACATACGCCTAATAGCGGAATCTTGCCAGCA is a window of Acinetobacter sp. ASP199 DNA encoding:
- a CDS encoding aminodeoxychorismate/anthranilate synthase component II translates to MLLMIDNYDSFTYNIVQYFGELNQEVKVVRNDAVTLEDIERWQPKYLVIGPGPCSPSEAGISIPAIQHFAGKIPLLGVCLGHQSIGQAFGGDIVRAKRVMHGRLSDMYHSDTGIFSNLPSPFSATRYHSLVIDQATLPECLEVTCWTNEADGTMEEIMGVKHKTLPVEGVQFHPESILSQHGHQIFKNFLEIYA